From Candidatus Polarisedimenticolaceae bacterium:
CCCTCGTCGCGGCCGAACTGCTCCACGACCTGCAGGAGCTGGTTCTGGAAGCGGTTCTGCGCCTCCTGCACCTCGATCTGCAGCTCGTTGCGCGCCGACTCCTGGGCCTGGTTGAGCTCGAGGGCGAGCTTCTGCCCCTCCTTCTCGAGGGCCTGGCGCTTCTCGGCCGACAGCGACAGGGCCTGCGCCTGCAGCTGCTGCTGGATGTCCGCCACCTTCTTCTGCTTCTCCTGCAGCTCCGCGCGCTTCTTGTCCTGGAGCGAGGTCAGCTGCCCGGCGATGCGCTTGCCCTCGTCGGTCTCCTCGGAGATGCGGCCGGCGTCGAAGACGGCGATCTTGGTGGCCCCCTGCGCGAACGCGGGAAGGGCCGCGAGGGTGAAGGCGGCGAGGGTCAATCCGACGGTCTTGCTCATGGGAGTCCTTTCTTCGGGCCGGTTCAGAAGCTCCTGCCGATCGAGAAGGTGAACGCGCTGGTCCGATCCTGCGGGAGCTTGCGGATCGGGGCGCCGTAGATGAGACGCAGGGGTACGGGGAAGACCGGGATGTAGAAGCGGACCTCGACGCCCCACGCGGCCCGGACGTCGTCGAATCCCCACGGCTGGTCCTCCATGAGCGCGTTCCCCACGTCGAGGAACACCGCCGCCTCGACCGGGCTCTGCCCCGAGAACGGGATCACGTACTCCAGCTGCGCGAGGTAATAACGGTCGCCGCCGACGTCGACGAGGTCGCGCTCGTCGACGACCCCGTCGAGGGTGAGGTCGAAGTCGCTCGTCGGCCGATTCGAGGGGTCGTCGGTGACCTCGACCACGTACTGCCGGCTCGGGTCGAACCGGATGTACCGGAGCGGCGCGACCGCGCGCGTCTCGAAGACGCGGGGCCCGGTCGTGTCGCCGCCCAGCCAGAACCGCTCGAACCGGGGAACGCCGTTGATGTTCGAGGAGCTCGGAGCGGCCCCGCCCTGCCAGGCCTTGATCTGGCCGGCCTCGGCGTGCAAGCCGAAGAAGGTGCGCCGCGGCCCGCGCTTGAACCCGGTGTAGTTGAGGCGGGGGCGGAGGTAGTTGGTGTCGCCGCCGAGGGGGCCGCCCGCGACCTGCATGTCCGCGGAGAACTGCCAGCCCGCGCTGGGACGGTACGGGTTGTTGATGCGGTTGTAGGCGAAGGTCGGGGTGAAGCTCGAGATCTCGTTCTCGGCGACGGTCGTCGAGAAGTTGAAGCCCTTGGTGCGGACCCGCTCGAAGTCGTAGCGCGCGCCGACGCTCGAGAAGTTGCCGAGCAGCCGGCCCAGGGCGATCCCGAATCCGGAGCCCGAGCTGGACTGCGTCGAGTTGTAGTCGATGTCGCGGCGGAACAGGCTGAATCCCGCCGACCAGGGCCGCCCGAGGAAATACGGCTCCTGAAAGGCGATCTGGTAGCGGTTCGCGTTGCCTCCCACCTGGACCGAGGCGGAGAACACCTGCCCCCGGCCGAGAAGGTTGCGCGTGGAGTAGTAGCCGGTGAAGAACGCGCCGTCGAGTCCCGAGTAGCCCCCGCCGACCTGGACCTCGTTGCGCCCCTTCTCCTCGCCGGGGACGGTGACGCGGACCTTGTCCTTCCCCTCGACCGGCGTGACCGTGACGTCCTCGCGCTTGGCCTCGAAGTAACCGAGCTGGTTGACCTTGTTCACCGACAGATCGAGCAGCGACTGGCTGAAGAGGTCCCCCTCGGCGAGCCGGAACTCGCGGCGGAGGACCCGGTCCTGCGTCGCCGAGTTCCCGGCGAACTCGATACGGTCGACGGTGTACTGCTTGTCCTCGGTCACGATGATCTTCACGTCGGCGACGGGGTCGTCCCCCGGCCGGCGCGTGATCTCGCGCCGCGCGGTCGCGTAGGCGTACCCCTTGTCCTGGTACTGACGCTGGATCGACTGGATCGAAAGGTCGAGCAGGCCGTTGTTGAACACGAGGCCGGGCCGGAGGAAGACCATTCGTTTCTTGATGTCGTCCTCGGAGTACACCGTGTTGCCGGTTACGGTGATCTCGCCGGACTTGTATTGTTTCCCCTCGACGACCGGCACGGTGAGGTAGGCCCAGCGCTTGACCTTCGGCTCCTTCTTCTTGACGTCCTTCTCCGCGCGCTTGAGGGCCTTCTCGGCCTCCTTGCGCTCGCGCTCGGCGCGCTTGCGGATCTGGCGCTCGGACTGCGGCTTGAGGTCGTCCGGGGAGATCGGCGCCGTGTCCGGCTTGGGCGGCTCGGAAGCGGGCTCGGGCGCCGGCGCCTGGGCGGCGACGTCGGCCGCGGTCTTCCCGGCGTCCCGCCCCTTCTCGCGGACCTCCACGACCGGCGGGCGCAGCTCCACGTCGAGATACCCGGTGTTCAGATAGAGGTCGCGGATGCCGCCCGTGTCCTGGTCCCACTTCGCCGGGTGGTAGAGGTTCTTCTGCGAGAGGGGCCACCACCAGCGCCACTCCTG
This genomic window contains:
- a CDS encoding OmpH family outer membrane protein; the encoded protein is MSKTVGLTLAAFTLAALPAFAQGATKIAVFDAGRISEETDEGKRIAGQLTSLQDKKRAELQEKQKKVADIQQQLQAQALSLSAEKRQALEKEGQKLALELNQAQESARNELQIEVQEAQNRFQNQLLQVVEQFGRDEGFDLILEKSLVAYAASSIDVTTALVDRFNKLIPAPAAAAPKPAAPAPKKP
- the bamA gene encoding outer membrane protein assembly factor BamA, which translates into the protein MTLRSTIAALGLALCVATLAPFPARAQTGTVEGVEVQGLVRMSNEAFLRAFGIRAGDPYEPARIRAAYKRAWDLGLFDDLSIEAEDGAGGGKVLIIRAKERRVLTGITYEDNKVLTRTSIEDRLREKKVSLDVGKPLNLRTIFDAQQEIRLLLGEKGYLDPAVRYTLAEPTTSTATVRFEIRPGAKTRIREIEFVGNTIYSDRKMLKQLKLTQEWRWWWPLSQKNLYHPAKWDQDTGGIRDLYLNTGYLDVELRPPVVEVREKGRDAGKTAADVAAQAPAPEPASEPPKPDTAPISPDDLKPQSERQIRKRAERERKEAEKALKRAEKDVKKKEPKVKRWAYLTVPVVEGKQYKSGEITVTGNTVYSEDDIKKRMVFLRPGLVFNNGLLDLSIQSIQRQYQDKGYAYATARREITRRPGDDPVADVKIIVTEDKQYTVDRIEFAGNSATQDRVLRREFRLAEGDLFSQSLLDLSVNKVNQLGYFEAKREDVTVTPVEGKDKVRVTVPGEEKGRNEVQVGGGYSGLDGAFFTGYYSTRNLLGRGQVFSASVQVGGNANRYQIAFQEPYFLGRPWSAGFSLFRRDIDYNSTQSSSGSGFGIALGRLLGNFSSVGARYDFERVRTKGFNFSTTVAENEISSFTPTFAYNRINNPYRPSAGWQFSADMQVAGGPLGGDTNYLRPRLNYTGFKRGPRRTFFGLHAEAGQIKAWQGGAAPSSSNINGVPRFERFWLGGDTTGPRVFETRAVAPLRYIRFDPSRQYVVEVTDDPSNRPTSDFDLTLDGVVDERDLVDVGGDRYYLAQLEYVIPFSGQSPVEAAVFLDVGNALMEDQPWGFDDVRAAWGVEVRFYIPVFPVPLRLIYGAPIRKLPQDRTSAFTFSIGRSF